A part of Aspergillus flavus chromosome 1, complete sequence genomic DNA contains:
- a CDS encoding adenylate kinase fap7, with protein MRTAPNVIITGTPGVGKTVHCEQLAQDTGLRHLSINQVAKDRDCFETYDEELKTWIVDEDKLLDAVEDEMLQGGLLIDWHACDLFPKSWIDLVVVLRCPSTSLLYDRLSSRGYKDAKLQENLDAEIFGVLLEEACEAFDEEVVVELMSEKDDDVEGNCERISSWVSSWKINQNLNAN; from the exons ATGCGAACAGCCCCGAATGTGATTATCACAGGAACCCCTGGCGTTGGGAAAACTGTCCACTGCGAACAACTAGCGCAAGATACCGGTCTGCGACATCTGTCAATCAATCAGGTCGCAAAAGATCGTGATTGCTTCGAGACCTATGACGAGGAGTTGAAAACTTGgattgtggatgaggataag CTGCTGGAcgctgttgaagatgagatGCTTCAGGGGGGACTCTTGATTGACTGGCATGCATGTGATCTATTCCCCAAATCTTGGATTGACCTCGTTGTGGTTTTGCGATGCCCGTCTACATCTCTTCTATATGACCGTCTTTCATCAAG GGGATATAAGGACGCGAAGCTACAAGAAAATTTAGACGCAGAGATTTTCGGTGTCCTATTGGAAGAAGCCTGTGAAGCCTTCGACGAAGAAGTTGTGGTCGAGCTTATGAGTGAAAAGGACGACGATGTAGAGGGAAACTGCGAAAGAATCTCAAGTTGGGTATCCTCTTGGAAAATCAACCAAAACCTCAACGCGAATTGA
- a CDS encoding aspartate kinase (unnamed protein product) produces MESRLPSKLEPLSTSNSDLVGPSNGNWVVQKFGGTSVGKFALNIIDQVVLPSLLDHSVAIVCSARSSSTKAEGTTNRLLRAARDAENAESKNYVSLVEAVRLEHIEVVESQINSKGLRLQLVTEINDECEKVLKVLEAAQTLGEISVRCVDKVMSTGEKLSCRLMAAFLQDRGVDSEYVDLAEIVDFTISSQGLDQEFYNNLASTLGKKIRACEGRVPVVTGFFGTIPGGLLDQIGRGYTDLCAALVAVGIRAKELQVWKEVDGIFTADPRKVPTARILPAITPAEAAELTFYGSEVIHPFTMEQVIRARIPIRIKNVMNPKGNGTIIFPDSSYKLEKAAIGHDPRLFRTRSPSLVQTPKRPTAVTIKHKILVINVHSNKRSLSHGFFAGIFSVLDRWRLSIDLISTSEVHVSMALHSESPLLNGVGRDEYQIIDEDLKGALRDLQKYGTVDIIPEMAILSLVGKQMKNMIGVAGRMFTTLGENNVNIEMISQGASEINISCVIEERDADRALNIIHTSMFTFLD; encoded by the exons ATGGAATCTCGGTTGCCATCCAAATTGGAACCGTTGTCGACATCCAATAGCGACCTAGTAGGCCCTTCAAACGGCAACTGGGTTGTACAAAAGTTTGGAGGTACCAGTGTGGGCAAGTTCGCCCTTAATATCATTGATCAAGTTGTTCT ACCTAGCCTTTTAGATCACAGTGTGGCAATAGTCTGCTCTGCAAGAAGTAGCTCTACAAAAGCTGAAGGTACTACCAATCG GCTGTTACGCGCAGCGCGGGATGCAGAGAATGCGGAATCTAAAAACTACGTCTCTCTCGTCGAGGCGGTCCGATTGGAACATATCGAAGTAGTCGAGAGTCAAATTAATTCCAAGGGACTAAGGCTTCAGTTAGTTACCGAGATTAACGATGAATGTGAAAAGGTTCTGAAGGTCTTGGAGGCTGCTCAGACGCTCGGGGAGATCAGTGTCCGCTGTGTGGATAAAGTTATGAGTACAGGAGAGAAGCTTAGTTGTCGACTTATGGCAGCTTTCCTCCAGGACCGAGGAGTAGATTCGGAATATGTGGATTTGGCTGAGATTGTCGACTTTACTATCTCAAGCCAGGGTCTCGACCAGGAATTCTACAACAACCTCGCCAGCACTCTCGGTAAAAAAATCCGAGCTTGTGAGGGCAGAGTTCCAGTTGTAACTGGGTTCTTTGGGACCATACCAGGCGGTCTTCTTGATCAAATAGGGCGGGGCTATACAGATCTTTGCGCCGCCCTAGTCGCCGTTGGGATACGTGCCAAAGAACTACAGGTATGGAAGGAAGTCGACGGAATATTCACAGCAGATCCCCGGAAAGTGCCAACTGCGCGTATTCTTCCGGCAATCACACCTGCAGAAGCCGCTGAACTGACATTTTATGGCTCAGAGGTCATCCATCCATTCACCATGGAACAAGTCATCCGCGCGAGAATTCCCATTCGTATCAAGAATGTCATGAACCCGAAAGGCAATGGCACTATCATTTTCCCTGATTCCTCTTATAAATTGGAGAAGGCGGCCATAGGGCATGACCCCAGATTGTTCCGTACACGCAGTCCAAGTCTTGTGCAGACGCCGAAGCGTCCTACCGCTGTAACTATCAAGCACAAGATTCTCGTGATCAATGTCCACTCCAACAAACGCTCCCTGTCGCATGGGTTCTTTGCTGGCATCTTCTCTGTCCTTGACCGATGGAGGCTCTCAATCGATCTGATATCCACCAGTGAAGTGCATGTGTCCATGGCTCTTCATTCTGAGTCGCCTCTTCTCAATGGAGTCGGCAGGGATGAATATCAAATTATTGACGAGGACTTGAAGGGCGCGTTACGTGACCTACAGAAATATGGGACAGTCGATATAATCCCAGAGATGGCCATCCTGAGCCTTGTTGGCAAACAAATGAAGAACATGATTGGTGTTGCCGGGCGGATGTTTACAACCCTTGGAGAGAATAATGTGAACATTGAGATGATCTCCCAAG gtGCGAGCGAAATCAATATATCATGCGTCATCGAAGAGAGAGACGCAGACCGTGCCCTGAACATTATTCATACGAGCATGTTCACATTTCTAGACTAG
- a CDS encoding inosine triphosphate pyrophosphatase has translation MTTLKKLNFITSNRNKLAEVRAILGNAIEVDNQGLDIPEIQGTIEEIAREKCRRAAEVIKGPVLTEDTALEFYALKGLPGPYIKPFLDVLGHEGLNKILDSFEDKSADAICTFAFSHGPGSEPILFQGRTKGVIVRPRGPSNFGWDPIFEYEGKTYAEMDKEEKNQISHRYKALEKLQRWLVQEKS, from the exons ATGACTACattaaagaaattgaacTTCATCACCAGCAACAGAAACAAACTGGCCGAAGTCAGAGCGATTCTGGGCAATGCAATCGAGGTCGATAACCAGGGGCTTGATATTCCGGAGATACAAGGGACTATTGAAGAAATTGCCAGAGAAAAGTGCAGGCGTGCAGCGGAAGTG ATCAAAGGCCCGGTTCTCACGGAGGACACGGCACTGGAGTTTTATGCACTGAAAGGGCTTCCTGGCCCATACAT CAAGCCATTTCTTGATGTTTTGGGCCATGAGGGGTTGAATAAAATTCTCGATTCGTTCGAGGATAAATCGGCAGATGCGATATGTACATTCGCTTTCAGTCACGGCCCTGGCTCAGAGCCAATTTTATTCCAGGGAAGAACGAAG GGTGTAATTGTCAGACCGAGAGGTCCATCAAACTTTG GTTGGGATCCGATTTTTGAATATGAAGGGAAAACGTATGCTGAGAtggacaaggaggagaag AACCAAATATCGCACAGGTATAAAGCTTTGGAGAAATTACAGCGTTGGCTGGTCCAGGAAAAATCCTAA
- a CDS encoding putative mitochondrial intermembrane space translocase subunit Tim10 has translation MDQQLDVSKLSDADKKELNQILTNEAQKSNIQQTVHHLADVCWKKCITGKISSGRLDQSEETCAQNCVERWMDTNLAVLKHLEALRSQ, from the exons ATGGATCAACAGCTCGACGTCTCCAAGCTCAGCGATGCTGACAAGAAAGAATTGAACCAGATCCTAACAAATGAAGCTCAGAAGTCGAACATCCAGCAGA CCGTGCATCACCTCGCCGACGTTTGCTGGAAGAAATGTATCACTGGGAAGATTTCGTCCGGTCGCTTGGATCAGTCTGAAGAGACTTGTGCCCAGAACTGTGTGGAGCGGTGGATGGATACCAATCTTGCTGTTTTGAAACATCTGGAAGCTCTCCGCTCACAATAA
- a CDS encoding 60S ribosomal protein uL23 (60S ribosomal protein L23): protein MAPKADNKQGKTKPSDRAGAAAKAVLKGVGAHKARKVRTSTTFHRPKTLELSRSPKYPRKSIPHAPRLDSHKVILYPLNTESAMKKIEENNTLVFIVDVKANKRQIKLALKKLYDVDTVKVNTLVRPDGSKKAFARLTPDVDALDIAATKLAIV from the exons ATGGCACCTAAGGCGGATAACAAGCAAG GCAAGACAAAGCCCAGCGACCGCGCTGGCGCTGCTGCCAAGGCAGTCCTGAAGGGTGTAGGC GCGCACAAGGCTCGCAAGGTCCGCACTTCCACCACCTTCCACCGCCCCAAGACCCTTGAGCTCTCCCGGTCGCCCAAGTACCCCCGCAAGTCGATTCCTCATGCTCCTCGTCTCGATTCTCACAAGGTCATTCTTTACCCCCTCAACACCGAGAGtgcgatgaagaagatcgaggagAACAACACTCTGGTTTTCATTGTGGATGTGAAGGCGAACAAGCGCCAGATCAAACTGGCTCTTAAGAAGCTTTACGATGTCGACACTGTTAAGGTCAATACTCTTGTCAG GCCCGATGGATCCAAGAAAGCCTTTGCTCGGCTAACCCCTGATGTGGATGCTCTGGACATTGCGGCTACCAAGCTTGCCATTGTCTAG
- a CDS encoding putative methyltransferase-domain-containing protein: MASRRSRTKKATLLSHTRPPTVRAKHATLSSKATRNLIRGHHRLLKNRAQALKANDDLLVERIDARIRENGGLEGYQLASRLGQSLERGGDSSKVLVDWLSPQLSRLQDTKSKLRVLEVGALSTKNACSMNNFLDVTRIDLNSQEPGILRQDFMEMSLPRGAADQFHIISLSLVLNYVPDAIGRGEMLKRCVAFLRKSPLSGSPFHISPRLFLVLPVACVKNSRYLTECRLRDIMSSMGFVLEKSKETSRLIFQLWEHSHDFQPTSFKKEVLRTGKMKNNFAIVVKQ; the protein is encoded by the coding sequence ATGGCCTCGAGGAGATCTCGGACGAAAAAGGCCACGCTCCTTTCACATACTCGACCGCCAACAGTCAGAGCCAAACATGCAACCCTCTCATCTAAAGCCACACGCAATCTCATTCGCGGACATCATCGACTTCTCAAAAATCGGGCACAGGCTCTAAAAGCCAACGATGATCTTCTAGTTGAAAGGATCGATGCCCGGATTCGAGAGAATGGCGGTTTAGAAGGATATCAACTTGCTAGCAGACTCGGACAGTCTCTAGAACGCGGTGGAGACTCAAGTAAAGTTTTAGTCGATTGGCTAAGTCCACAATTATCGCGATTACAAGATACGAAGTCTAAGCTGCGGGTGCTCGAAGTTGGTGCTCTCAGCACCAAAAACGCTTGCTCTATGAACAACTTTCTGGATGTCACCAGGATCGATTTGAATTCTCAGGAGCCCGGAATATTAAGACAGGATTTCATGGAAATGTCACTCCCTCGTGGCGCTGCCGATCAGTTTCACATCATTAGCCTTTCCCTGGTTCTCAATTATGTCCCAGATGCCATTGGCAGGGGCGAAATGTTGAAGCGATGCGTTGCCTTCCTGAGAAAGTCACCCCTGTCTGGGTCACCCTTCCATATCTCACCTAGGCTGTTCCTAGTCTTACCTGTGGCCTGTGTCAAAAACTCGCGATACCTTACGGAGTGCAGACTACGGGACATAATGTCTAGCATGGGGTTTGTTCTGGAAAAGAGCAAGGAGACTTCGAGGTTGATATTCCAGCTTTGGGAGCACAGCCATGACTTCCAACCCACGTCGTTCAAGAAAGAGGTTTTGAGGACTGGCAAGATGAAGAACAATTTCGCTATTGTTGTCAAACAATGA
- a CDS encoding peptidase family C78-domain-containing protein gives MDAELPTHLELHQAEEITHESTTSSPPEFSGSFTAQKQSRPGDCEDLDNAQYSHGLFVKSQLKKEKPTQEAVRETRPRSPSNITLAVKKLGRTELGPYAHEKQMPSWLRKLLEKRVKITESNIIAPDGTLRRHRSTENETTDVVPVLVRLCEQDKSVQRAFFCSPKVHQISKMPKEGGFCGYRNIQMLISYIKECRIPGHECFSETSPTILQIQEMIESAWDMGFNSIGRIETGGIRGTRKYIGTPEAQALFLSLGIQCEASRIGVTKDMQAHDVLFMYIANYFRQACSLDTNDKVFLTNLPPIYFQHQGHSLTIIGFEIRDNGSANLLVLDPMFKPSSAVKRLRGTRAVSADPARILKGYRRGAAYLKKYKVFEILKLSTSQDLVQDLTCTKP, from the exons ATGGACGCTGAGCTTCCCACCCATCTTGAATTACACCAAGCAGAAGAAATTACCCACGAGAGTacaacatcttctccgccagAGTTCTCCGGCTCGTTTACTGCTCAGAAGCAAAGCAGACCTGGCGATTGCGAAGACCTGGACAATGCCCAGTACTCACATGGACTGTTTGTGAAGAGCCAActaaagaaagagaaacccACTCAGGAAGCAGTGAGAGAAACAAGACCCCGTAGTCCTTCGAATATAACGCTTGCCGTGAAAAAGCTTGGA CGCACCGAATTGGGACCATATGCTCATGAGAAGCAAATGCCTTCGTGGCTTCgaaaattattagaaaaaagaGTCAAGATAACAGAGTCCAATATAATCGCTCCAGATGGAACGCTGCGGAGACATCGTTCAACGGAGAATGAGACGACAGATGTTGTTCCGGTGCTTGTTAGGCTTTGTGAACAGGACAAATCAGTACAGCGTGCTTTCTTCTGTAGCCCTAAAGTTCATCAAATCTCTAAGATGCCAAAAGAGGGGGGGTTTTGTGGCTACAGAAATATCCAAATGCTAATTTCCTACATCAAAGAATGCCGCATTCCGGGACATGAATGTTTTTCGGAGACATCACCAACGATCCTGCAGATACAAGAGATGATCGAGAGTGCGTGGGATATGGGTTTCAACAGCATCGGACGGATTGAGACAGGCGGAATCCGCGGCACTAGAAAATACATTGGCACACCCGAA GCACAGGCGCTATTTTTGAGCTTAGGAATACA ATGCGAAGCCAGTCGTATCGGAGTAACCAAAGATATGCAAGCTCATGACGTTTTGTTCATGTACATTGCAAACTATTTCAGACAGGCGTGCTCCTTGGATACAAATGACAAAGTTTTCCTGACAAACTTACCCCCAATTTACTTCCAACATCAAG GGCACTCATTGACCATTATTGGATTCGAGATACGTGACAATGGCAGTGCGAACCTCTTGGTCTTAGACCCAATGTTCAAGCCATCGTCTGCTGTGAAGCGGCTCAGAGGTACGCGCGCAGTATCTGCCGATCCCGCTCGGATCCTAAAGGGCTACCGACGAGGGGCAGCTTAtctaaagaaatataaagtGTTCGAAATACTCAA GCTGTCTACCTCCCAAGACCTTGTCCAAGACTTGACTTGTACAAAGCCATAG
- a CDS encoding fork head domain-containing protein: MSSTRPMTTASAVVNSSSPTEHGIAKSRQLEPSPLPLQPMENVTDTGCILNLPPARTHKPSPTKTRRGSGVSLSGGGKLGFVSITAPVPPSFPTDSPTKKTPSNPYAYPVTSTMSMPQSALFTIFPSVNPDRLSSRQSQPIDEPPSDNFADFPEPSFHSRAQSKRTLMDAAPLKERPAKKPKREDTNSMRLPEPHEMPPIEDDGVKPPYSYATLIGMSILRAPNRRLTLAQIYRWISDTFSYYKNSDPGWQNSIRHNLSLNKAFIKQERPKDDPGKGNYWAIEPGMEAQFLKDKPLRRATMSSIPLPAAPQRELTHSQSSATATWTVPPSTYPPVVPKSSKNVDLSSDATLPASDPALQDDTGDEGVNGPTTQTLPPRSSPPQTIHSSPPIVPPRFIRQGTPPTPSQGVTATGVVSRSRKRKSTGMNDSGYFSSLESSAMRPNKAGHILTSDLDIEPPRIKRGRAEEEIARIRSSSHDISPGHSGTLKDAGLIVGSSPLRSEYVSMLPPPITPVIKFKKPAKPPPSVSPNTNLRNHRKKIQQMVNSPIKHLGLTDEDLPWSPAFNIQDETFTPNENLHTTFDVFADTTTDNISTPAYGSPGKRSAKRSRSDASGSNSGVLADITTMSVNGRIGLPSFSSSSKTKGLLFPDSPSKVPDSGRFIDATHDDFFSFHLFDEGPGEVDGVDLLQGFQKIGSGSKEEPSKPRQHVPRPQLNHRSNMSLF, encoded by the coding sequence ATGAGCTCCACCCGTCCTATGACAACTGCGTCAGCAGTTGTCAATTCATCTTCACCCACTGAGCACGGAATTGCCAAGTCTCGTCAATTGGAACCATCGCCTTTACCCCTGCAACCTATGGAGAATGTCACAGACACGGGTTGTATCTTGAACTTGCCACCCGCTCGCACGCACAAACCATCGCCAACGAAGACACGTCGAGGGTCAGGTGTCTCACTGTCTGGAGGAGGAAAGCTGGGCTTCGTCTCTATCACGGCCCCTGTTCCACCATCATTCCCTACTGATTCTCCTACAAAGAAAACTCCTTCCAATCCATATGCGTATCCCGTTACGTCTACAATGTCTATGCCGCAGTCGGCTTTGTTCACGATATTTCCCAGCGTCAATCCCGACAGGCTCTCCTCAAGACAGAGTCAGCCCATAGACGAGCCACCCAGTGATAATTTCGCGGATTTTCCTGAGCCATCATTCCACTCCAGGGCTCAATCGAAAAGGACGCTCATGGATGCGGCGCCATTGAAGGAGCGGCCCGCGAAAAAGCCGAAACGCGAAGACACCAACTCGATGCGTTTACCCGAGCCACACGAAATGCCTCCTATAGAAGACGACGGCGTGAAACCACCGTATAGTTATGCAACACTAATCGGAATGTCTATTCTACGCGCACCAAATAGGCGGCTAACCCTCGCACAGATCTATAGGTGGATCTCAGACACGTTCTCATATTATAAGAACAGTGATCCTGGCTGGCAAAATAGCATCCGTCACAATCTCAGTTTAAACAAGGCATTCATAAAGCAGGAACGGCCTAAGGATGACCCAGGGAAAGGCAACTACTGGGCCATTGAGCCTGGGATGGAAGCGCAATTTTTAAAAGACAAACCCCTTCGCCGTGCCACGATGTCTAGTATCCCCCTTCCGGCTGCTCCCCAAAGGGAGCTTACGCATTCACAGAGCTCTGCCACGGCCACGTGGACAGTTCCACCGTCTACCTATCCTCCTGTAGTGCCAAAGTCTTCGAAGAATGTGGATTTGTCCTCCGACGCGACACTACCTGCTTCGGACCCCGCCCTCCAGGATGACACAGGTGATGAAGGAGTGAACGGGCCTACTACGCAGACCCTCCCACCGCGGTCTTCTCCGCCGCAGACTATACACTCATCACCTCCAATTGTGCCACCTCGGTTCATCCGCCAGGGAACTCCGCCTACGCCATCTCAGGGTGTTACGGCGACAGGGGTCGTTTCTCGCTCTAGAAAACGGAAGTCAACTGGCATGAATGATAGCggctatttttcttctttggagTCTTCGGCAATGCGACCAAACAAAGCTGGCCACATACTAACTTCAGACTTGGATATTGAACCTCCTCGTATCAAGCGTGGCCgtgcagaagaagagatcgCTCGAATTAGAAGTTCTTCTCACGACATCAGTCCGGGTCATTCTGGTACGCTGAAAGACGCTGGACTTATTGTTGGCTCTTCGCCACTTCGCAGTGAATATGTTAGCATGCTGCCGCCTCCCATTACCCCTGTCATAAAATTCAAGAAGCCCGCAAAGCCCCCACCGTCGGTCTCCCCTAACACCAATCTTCGAAACCACCGCAAGAAGATTCAGCAGATGGTCAATTCCCCCATTAAGCATTTAGGCCTCACAGACGAAGATTTACCATGGAGCCCAGCGTTTAACATTCAGGATGAAACCTTTACGCCGAATGAAAACCTCCACACTACCTTTGACGTATTTGCGGACACTACCACGGATAACATTTCAACACCAGCATATGGTTCACCAGGAAAGCGTTCCGCGAAACGTTCACGGAGTGATGCTAGTGGCTCGAACAGCGGTGTGCTTGCTGATATCACGACTATGAGTGTGAACGGCCGTATCGGCTTGCCTTCGTTTTCATCTTCAAGCAAAACGAAAGGCCTTCTCTTTCCCGATTCACCATCGAAGGTCCCCGATTCCGGGCGCTTTATAGATGCTACTCATGATgattttttctctttccacctTTTTGATGAGGGCCCCGGAGAGGTAGATGGTGTTGATCTTTTACAGGGGTTTCAAAAAATCGGCAGcggaagcaaagaagaaccGTCGAAACCCAGACAGCATGTGCCTAGGCCGCAGCTAAATCATCGGAGCAATATGTCACTATTCTGA
- a CDS encoding transporter produces MPASIALIEDEDIGDSSTLERNTHGIRIPSSNPPDLPPDLDVFSRGNSAGPTGYLIDAYSVNRLRPASFSARFRQAGGVNSIDSFARSWQRAAGFPEIIPRRPSFVTVEPDEDCIVNDTAESRDRRSLGGDTDITRPLLAADTEEEGCDLDGRSPPKGIASIFGSSLDRSTGTSYGTISSRVSEATRRHAVQLHREQQARLDAPAIEDTESLLVKQVHHEDGTRESIVVGQSTVPQTIFNSVNVLIGIGLLSLPLAMKQAGWLLGLTFLSFAAVVTSYTARILARCLDVDRSLVTYADLAYISFGNHARLVTSLLFCLELIGACVALVVLFADSLQALIPGLSSLQWKLICGFMLIPLNFVPLRLLSVTSILGIISCTSIVMLICLDGLLKPNGLGSLHEPATTSLFPNNWRTVPLSFGLIMSPWGGHGVFPNIYRDMRHPSKYGKSLWATYLFTYSLDCAMAIVGWVMFGEEVRDEITANILLTNEYPRGISICIIIFIAIIPITKVPLNCRPLVATVEVLCGLGPHVGLAPENPKSTQATIRQSLQAIIRLLVVAVIVLMAILCPSFDRIMALMGSALCFTICIILPLAFYLKIFGQEISRKEWFLDWLLLLISTVLAIVGTAWAFLPENMISV; encoded by the exons atgCCGGCTTCAATAGCGCTAATTGAGGACGAGGATATAGGAGACTCTAGTACGCTCGAGCGTAACACACATGGTATCAGGATACCAAGTTCAAATCCGCCAGATCTACCACCAGATCTCGATGTATTTTCTCGTGGGAATTCCGCAGGGCCCACGGGATATTTGATCGATGCTTATTCTGTCAACAGACTAAG GCCAGCATCATTTTCCGCGCGGTTCAGACAAGCAGGCGGGGTCAACAGTATTGATAGTTTTGCTCGATCATGGCAACGAGCTGCAGGGTTCCCCGAAATAATCCCTCGCCGTCCCTCATTTGTGACAGTGGAACCCGACGAAGATTGTATCGTGAATGACACCGCTGAGTCCCGAGACCGTCGATCGCTCGGCGGAGATACTGATATTACTCGGCCATTGCTTGCTGCCGAcactgaagaagagggttGTGACCTCGATGGCCGAAGTCCGCCGAAAGGAATCGCTAGCATTTTCGGATCCTCGTTGGATAGAAGCACCGGAACGTCGTACGGTACCATATCCTCTCGCGTTAGCGAAGCGACCCGGAGACACGCTGTACAACTACACAGGGAGCAACAAGCCCGCCTTGATGCACCTGCGATTGAGGATACTGAATCTCTACTCGTCAAACAGGTACACCATGAAGATGGTACTCGTGAGAGTATTGTTGTTGGCCAGTCGACCGTGCCGCAAACGATCTTCAACTCCGTGAATGTTCTAATCGGCATTGGACTCTTGAGCCTCCCGCTGGCAATGAAGCAGGCAGGCTGGCTTCTTGGTCTAacatttctttccttcgcTGCCGTGGTAACTTCTTACACAGCAAGGATCCTTGCTAGGTGCTTGGATGTTGATCGGAGTCTTGTTACCTACGCTGACTTGGCCTACATAAGCTTTGGAAACCATGCACGCTTAGTGACAAGTCTTCTATTCTGTTTGGAACTCATAGGGGCTTGTGTCGCCCTAGTCGTACTTTTTGCTGACAGCCTCCAGGCTCTAATTCCAGGACTGAGTAGTCTTCAGTGGAAACTTATCTGTGGTTTTATGCTCATTCCTTTGAACTTTGTGCCTTTACGACTTCTTAGTGTGACCAGTATCTTGGGTATAATCTCTTGCACATCCA TTGTCATGTTAATATGCCTTGATGGGCTCCTCAAACCAAACGGTCTGGGCTCCCTGCACGAACCAGCCACAACTTCTTTATTCCCAAACAACTGGCGGACCGTGCCTCTTAGCTTCGGGTTGATAATGT CACCTTGGGGCGGCCATGGCGTGTTTCCCAATATATATCGAGATATGAGGCATCCAAGTAAATATGGAAAGAGCCTGTGGGCTACATATCTCTTTACG TATTCCCTGGATTGCGCAATGGCTATTGTGGGATGGGTGATgtttggtgaagaagtaCGGGATGAAATCACCGCCAACATCCTGCTGACGAATGAATACCCACGCGGAATATCTATTTGCATTATAATCTTTATCGCAATCATCCCGATCACAAAAGTGCCCCTGAA CTGTCGACCTCTCGTGGCTACGGTTGAAGTCCTTTGTGGGCTTGGGCCACACGTTGGCTTAGCACCAGAAAATCCCAAAAGCACACAGGCAACCATTCGACAGTCATTGCAAGCCATTATACGACTTCTTGTGGTCGCGGTTATCGTGTTAATGGCAATTCTCTGCCCATCCTTTGACCGAATCATGGCGCTGATGGGCTCTGCCTTGTGCTTTACGATCTGCATCATTCTGCCACTTGCGTTTTATTTGAAAATATTCGGACAAGAAATCAGTCGGAAAGAGTGGTTCCTGGACTGGCTTCTTTTACTCATATCAACAGTATTGGCAATTGTTGGAACGGCGTGGGCGTTCTTGCCGGAGAATATGATTTCTGTATAG
- a CDS encoding putative cell cycle control protein Cwf14/Bud31, translating to MPPIRTSRNRKPPPAGFDDIEDTLLEFSNKMKDAENAPHDGKKKHEMLWPIFQITHQRSRYIYDLYYEKEAISKQLYDWLLKNNYADANLIAKWKKQGYEKLCCLRCIQTKETNFNATCICRVPKAQLKEDQMIQCVSCGCRGCASSD from the exons ATGCCTCCGATCCGAACCTCCCGCAACCGCAAACCACCTCCGGCGGGGTTCGATGACATCGAGGACACACTACTTGAGTTCAGTAACAAGATGAAAGACGCAGAGAATGCGCCAcatgatggaaagaagaaacatgaGATGCTGTGGCCAATCTTTCAAATAACCCATCAGC GCTCAAGATATATCTACGATTTATATTACGAAAAGGAAGCTATATCAAAGCAACTATATGACTGGCTTCTTAAGAACAACTATGCGGATGCTAACTTAATCGCTAAATGGAAGAAGCAAGGTTACGAAAAG CTTTGTTGTCTCCGTTGTATTCAGACCAAGGAAACGAATTTTAATGCCACATGTATTTGCCGCGTTCCAAAGGCCCAACTGAAAGAGGATCAAATGATACAATGCGTTAGTTGTGGATGTCGAGGTTGTGCCAGTAGCGATTAG